One region of Desulfovibrio sp. JC022 genomic DNA includes:
- a CDS encoding acyl-CoA thioesterase, whose protein sequence is MKAKKISKSRTLMTYRVLPQDTNPAGNLHGGVLLKQLDLVAATCAMRHARKPVVTASIDRMNFLRPAYVGELINLHANVNMVGRTSMEIGVRVEAENLLTGEIRHTNSAYLTFVAMGENGKPSPVPSLILETGVDHRRNREATERRAMRKEEKMRETASAAQNGSRE, encoded by the coding sequence ATGAAAGCAAAAAAGATCAGCAAGAGCAGAACCTTAATGACCTACCGGGTCTTACCGCAGGACACCAACCCTGCCGGAAACCTGCACGGCGGAGTTCTGCTGAAGCAATTGGATCTGGTCGCTGCCACTTGTGCCATGCGCCATGCGCGCAAGCCGGTGGTTACAGCTTCCATTGACCGCATGAACTTCCTGCGACCCGCTTATGTAGGAGAGCTTATCAACCTGCATGCCAACGTTAATATGGTCGGCAGGACCTCCATGGAAATCGGGGTCCGGGTTGAAGCGGAAAATCTTTTAACCGGCGAGATAAGGCACACCAACTCTGCCTATCTTACCTTTGTCGCCATGGGGGAAAACGGTAAACCTTCCCCGGTTCCATCCCTGATCCTTGAGACCGGTGTGGACCATAGGCGCAACAGGGAAGCCACGGAAAGACGGGCTATGCGCAAGGAAGAAAAAATGCGGGAAACCGCTTCAGCAGCGCAGAACGGGAGCAGAGAATAA
- a CDS encoding transporter substrate-binding domain-containing protein, which yields MPNRHYLQFIFFILFIAFGNTAVLAEPTIWFQPDFPPYAITKGADKKFGIDNRIIEYVSEHLSMNASSFKTANYGRILEELKKGTHGIITPLFKTTAREKFVRYTSRPSYFVFSNGIIFNRTDKKKYSPFLLKDGTIDLEALCKSKRFRIGISSGRSYSGVIDKIIQKYNYGRTFTIRLSSDHLGVLKMLKRKRVDAAFGFPVEIKYARLNKELVFCKVADMPPITPVYFGAPQNKFGYSMVRKINKLLEQTNATDIFASYYTYWLDEELIEEYYKLRREYKFSTN from the coding sequence ATGCCAAACAGACACTATCTGCAATTCATATTTTTCATCCTCTTTATCGCGTTCGGCAACACTGCTGTTTTGGCGGAACCGACAATATGGTTCCAGCCCGACTTCCCGCCATACGCCATCACTAAAGGGGCGGACAAAAAATTCGGTATCGATAACCGCATAATCGAGTATGTATCTGAACATCTCTCCATGAATGCCTCCTCGTTCAAAACAGCCAACTATGGCCGCATACTTGAAGAACTCAAAAAAGGAACCCATGGTATAATCACGCCGCTCTTCAAGACCACGGCAAGAGAAAAGTTTGTACGCTACACATCACGTCCAAGCTATTTTGTCTTTTCCAATGGAATTATATTCAACCGGACTGACAAAAAGAAGTACTCTCCATTCCTGCTCAAGGACGGCACAATAGACCTTGAAGCCCTCTGCAAATCAAAGAGATTCCGCATAGGCATAAGCTCGGGCCGCTCATACTCCGGTGTCATCGATAAGATAATACAAAAATACAACTATGGTCGGACATTTACGATCAGGCTATCATCGGATCATCTCGGCGTTCTCAAAATGCTAAAGCGAAAAAGAGTGGACGCAGCTTTCGGATTTCCCGTTGAAATTAAGTACGCTCGCTTGAACAAAGAACTCGTATTTTGCAAAGTAGCCGACATGCCGCCGATCACCCCGGTATACTTTGGCGCGCCTCAAAACAAATTCGGCTACAGCATGGTTCGCAAAATCAATAAACTTTTGGAACAGACCAATGCCACGGATATATTTGCATCATATTATACCTATTGGCTGGATGAAGAATTGATTGAAGAATACTACAAACTGCGTCGTGAATACAAGTTCAGTACCAACTAG
- the sfsA gene encoding DNA/RNA nuclease SfsA yields MSEPLIFYPQGCRRAIFIRRYKRFTVEAMLDGEVVGVHTNNTGSMLGLLREGQEIYISPAQNPKRKLKWTLEAVLPFGEMIGVNTSVPNKMLQAAFEAEQLAEAEGYTSLKREAKVGSSRLDGLFTDDAGKLPRLWVECKNVTLVEDEVACFPDAQTERGRKHLMELMDLAAKGDRVALFFFVQRSDGKCFGPADFIDPEYAELFYKALDAGVECWAYEAALSEQGIGLGRRMRLVSKP; encoded by the coding sequence ATGTCAGAACCGTTAATATTTTATCCGCAAGGATGCCGCAGGGCTATTTTCATACGCCGCTATAAACGTTTCACCGTAGAAGCCATGCTCGATGGTGAAGTTGTCGGTGTGCATACGAATAATACCGGTTCCATGCTCGGACTGCTGCGGGAAGGGCAGGAAATCTATATTTCTCCGGCTCAGAATCCTAAGCGCAAGCTTAAGTGGACTCTGGAAGCAGTCCTGCCGTTTGGTGAAATGATCGGAGTTAATACTTCCGTACCTAACAAGATGCTGCAAGCTGCGTTCGAGGCTGAGCAGCTCGCTGAAGCCGAGGGGTATACATCACTCAAGCGTGAGGCCAAAGTGGGCAGCAGCCGTCTCGATGGTCTTTTTACGGATGATGCCGGCAAGCTCCCCAGGTTATGGGTAGAGTGCAAAAACGTAACCCTTGTGGAAGACGAGGTGGCCTGTTTTCCCGATGCCCAGACCGAGCGCGGGCGCAAGCATCTCATGGAGCTGATGGATTTGGCGGCCAAAGGTGACCGGGTCGCGCTGTTCTTTTTTGTGCAGCGCAGTGATGGAAAATGTTTCGGGCCTGCTGATTTTATCGATCCCGAATACGCGGAGCTTTTTTACAAAGCCCTTGATGCCGGAGTTGAGTGCTGGGCCTATGAAGCTGCTCTAAGTGAACAAGGGATAGGGCTGGGACGCAGGATGCGGCTTGTTTCAAAGCCGTAG
- a CDS encoding RsbRD N-terminal domain-containing protein yields the protein MSLVQKLSERKEDLTEKWYELILSSYPKETQDVWRSNKDRFTNPVGVTIKKVAGELFDLILEWKSADDLAKSLEELIKIRTVQDFAPSKALSFVFLFKKLLRDEFMEELKSEGKLDELLAFEARIDNLGLIAFDIYTKNRDLIAQMRIEEVKRSHHMLLRRVNKIEDASAKGAGQV from the coding sequence ATGAGTCTTGTACAAAAATTGTCGGAAAGAAAAGAAGACCTGACAGAAAAATGGTACGAACTGATTCTTTCTTCATATCCTAAAGAAACTCAGGATGTATGGAGATCCAATAAAGATCGGTTCACAAACCCTGTCGGCGTCACCATCAAAAAGGTCGCAGGTGAACTTTTTGACCTGATCCTTGAATGGAAAAGTGCCGACGATCTTGCCAAGTCCCTTGAGGAACTGATCAAAATCAGGACCGTTCAGGACTTTGCACCATCTAAAGCTTTAAGCTTTGTCTTCCTTTTTAAGAAACTCCTGAGAGACGAGTTCATGGAGGAACTGAAAAGTGAAGGTAAACTTGATGAGTTGCTCGCGTTTGAGGCCCGGATTGATAATCTGGGACTTATCGCGTTCGACATCTATACCAAGAATAGGGATTTGATTGCGCAAATGAGAATTGAAGAGGTCAAAAGATCTCATCACATGCTCCTTCGGCGGGTCAACAAAATCGAGGACGCTTCGGCCAAAGGGGCCGGACAGGTGTAG
- the dsrM gene encoding sulfate reduction electron transfer complex DsrMKJOP subunit DsrM has product MNALYSLVLVFALVLIALFGVGSAHMAGLFGTLLPYVAVAVFLAGFASRIIGWAKSPVPFRIPTTGGQQKSLDFIQHDRFDNPVTPGQTFIRMILEICCFRSLFRNTKVELRDGRVTYASSKFLWLFSLLFHYSFLLIVIRHMRLFFEPVPECIAFVEMLDGIMQIGVPRLYMSDLLILAGLGFLLSRRLQDPKLRYISLVTDYFPLLLIIGIALSGIYMRYFAHVDIIAIKKLSMGLVTFSPVIPAGISVVFYIHLFLVCVLLMYFPFSKLMHAGGVFLSPTRNMPNDTRINHHENPWNDPNIKPHSYEAYEDEFREPMIEAGLPVDKKA; this is encoded by the coding sequence ATGAACGCTTTGTACTCACTCGTTTTAGTTTTTGCCCTGGTGCTCATCGCACTCTTCGGAGTGGGTTCCGCACACATGGCAGGACTGTTCGGCACGCTGTTACCGTATGTAGCAGTTGCCGTATTTCTGGCAGGCTTTGCCAGCCGGATTATTGGCTGGGCCAAAAGCCCGGTTCCTTTCCGTATCCCGACCACGGGCGGACAGCAGAAGTCACTGGATTTCATCCAGCATGACCGCTTTGACAACCCCGTGACCCCGGGTCAAACTTTTATCCGTATGATCCTTGAGATCTGTTGCTTTCGTTCCCTCTTCAGGAACACCAAAGTAGAACTCAGGGACGGAAGAGTAACTTACGCCTCATCAAAATTCTTGTGGCTGTTTTCTCTGCTCTTCCACTACTCATTCCTGCTCATCGTGATCAGGCACATGAGACTCTTCTTCGAACCGGTTCCCGAATGTATTGCTTTCGTTGAGATGCTCGACGGTATTATGCAGATCGGTGTTCCCAGACTGTACATGTCAGACCTCCTGATTCTTGCCGGCCTCGGCTTCCTGCTCAGCCGCAGACTTCAGGACCCCAAACTGCGTTACATTTCTCTGGTAACCGACTACTTCCCGCTGCTTCTCATCATCGGCATAGCCCTTTCCGGCATCTACATGCGCTACTTCGCGCACGTGGATATCATTGCCATCAAGAAGCTGAGCATGGGTCTTGTAACCTTCAGCCCCGTCATTCCCGCAGGAATCAGTGTGGTATTTTATATCCACCTCTTCCTCGTTTGCGTGCTGCTGATGTACTTCCCCTTCAGCAAACTGATGCATGCGGGCGGCGTATTCCTGTCTCCCACAAGGAACATGCCCAACGATACCCGTATCAACCATCACGAGAACCCCTGGAACGATCCTAACATCAAGCCCCACAGCTATGAGGCTTATGAAGATGAGTTCAGGGAGCCAATGATTGAAGCGGGTCTCCCGGTGGACAAAAAGGCATAG
- the dsrK gene encoding sulfate reduction electron transfer complex DsrMKJOP subunit DsrK, with product MADLPKADELFKSINYTPPSTGWMDTPVDTSPGNWCYPAKAEKLEYLGMPNPREWNPADVDWKLPENWQDIVHEGFKERLDKYRSLKVFMDICVRCGACADKCHFFIGSGDPKNMPVLRAELMRSIYRKDFTMAGKILSTLTGSRVMTEDVLKEWFIYFYQCTECRRCSLFCPYGIDTAEITMMARELLHLCGVNINWILEPVSNCNRTGNHLGIQPHAFKDIVDFMVDDIEEITGKRINVPINEKGHEVIFITPSGDVFADPGIYTFMGYLMLFDHIGLDYTLSTYASEGGNFGLFTSADMMKKLNAKMYAEAERLGAKWILGGECGHMWRVINQYMDTMNGPANFLEVPKSPITGTVFENARQTKMVHITEFTADLLKHNKLKLDPSRNDHIRATFHDSCNPARAMGLMDEPRYVIKNVVKNFFEMPEQTIREQTFCCAGGSGLNTDEIMEIRMRGGLPRGNALKSVQEQHDVNMLSCICAIDRATLLPLANYWAPGVDVCGVHELVGNALILNGEKERETDLRFNPLPGKEG from the coding sequence ATGGCTGACCTCCCAAAAGCTGATGAGCTTTTTAAAAGCATTAATTATACACCGCCGTCCACAGGGTGGATGGACACCCCGGTAGATACCTCTCCGGGTAACTGGTGTTATCCCGCTAAAGCGGAAAAACTCGAGTACTTAGGTATGCCCAACCCCCGTGAGTGGAATCCCGCTGACGTGGATTGGAAACTTCCTGAAAACTGGCAGGACATTGTCCACGAAGGTTTTAAGGAAAGACTCGATAAATACCGTTCACTGAAAGTATTCATGGACATCTGTGTTCGTTGTGGTGCTTGTGCAGACAAGTGTCACTTTTTCATCGGTTCCGGTGATCCCAAGAACATGCCCGTCCTGCGTGCGGAACTTATGCGTTCCATTTACCGCAAGGACTTCACCATGGCCGGTAAGATTCTCTCCACCCTGACCGGGTCCAGAGTCATGACCGAAGATGTTCTCAAAGAATGGTTCATTTACTTCTACCAGTGCACAGAGTGCCGCCGTTGTTCCCTGTTCTGCCCTTACGGTATCGACACAGCGGAAATCACTATGATGGCGCGTGAACTGCTGCACCTCTGCGGTGTGAACATCAACTGGATTCTCGAACCGGTTTCCAACTGTAACCGTACAGGTAACCACCTCGGTATCCAGCCCCACGCATTCAAAGACATCGTCGACTTCATGGTTGACGATATCGAAGAAATTACCGGTAAACGCATCAACGTTCCCATCAACGAAAAGGGTCATGAAGTTATCTTCATCACTCCTTCCGGTGACGTTTTCGCGGATCCGGGCATCTACACCTTCATGGGTTACCTGATGCTCTTCGATCACATCGGTCTTGACTACACCCTGTCCACCTACGCATCTGAAGGCGGTAACTTCGGTCTGTTCACATCTGCGGACATGATGAAGAAGTTGAACGCCAAGATGTACGCTGAAGCTGAACGCCTCGGCGCAAAATGGATTCTGGGCGGTGAGTGCGGTCACATGTGGCGTGTAATCAACCAGTACATGGATACCATGAACGGCCCCGCGAACTTCCTCGAAGTTCCCAAGAGCCCCATCACCGGTACCGTGTTCGAAAACGCACGCCAGACCAAGATGGTTCACATCACCGAGTTTACCGCTGACCTGCTCAAGCACAACAAGCTGAAGCTTGATCCCAGCAGAAACGACCATATCCGCGCAACCTTCCACGATTCCTGTAACCCCGCCCGTGCCATGGGTCTCATGGACGAGCCTCGTTACGTTATCAAGAACGTTGTTAAGAACTTCTTTGAAATGCCTGAACAGACCATCCGTGAACAAACATTCTGCTGCGCAGGTGGTTCCGGTCTGAACACAGACGAGATCATGGAAATTCGTATGCGCGGCGGGCTGCCCCGTGGTAACGCACTGAAATCAGTTCAGGAACAGCACGATGTAAACATGCTTTCCTGTATCTGCGCTATCGACCGTGCAACCCTGCTTCCCCTGGCCAACTACTGGGCACCCGGCGTAGACGTCTGCGGTGTTCATGAACTGGTTGGTAACGCCCTCATTCTTAACGGCGAAAAGGAAAGGGAAACAGACCTTCGCTTCAATCCTCTGCCCGGGAAGGAGGGTTAA
- the dsrJ gene encoding sulfate reduction electron transfer complex DsrMKJOP subunit DsrJ: MHYGGKIITGLVIFLGLVSMPFWFNIGGSYEEPKVELPKNAKVCVAPTQNMRENHMKLLDEWRDMALREGKRTYISAKGDKYTISLQNTCMQCHTSKEQFCDKCHVDASVTPYCWDCHVPPKEAK; encoded by the coding sequence ATGCACTACGGTGGAAAAATTATAACCGGACTGGTCATCTTCCTTGGCCTGGTATCCATGCCTTTCTGGTTCAACATCGGCGGAAGCTATGAAGAGCCGAAGGTTGAACTGCCCAAGAACGCTAAAGTATGTGTTGCTCCCACCCAGAACATGCGTGAGAACCACATGAAGCTTCTTGATGAGTGGAGAGATATGGCTCTTCGTGAAGGCAAAAGGACTTACATCAGTGCTAAAGGCGATAAATACACCATCAGCCTTCAGAACACCTGTATGCAGTGCCACACCAGCAAGGAACAGTTCTGCGACAAGTGCCACGTTGATGCGAGTGTAACTCCCTACTGCTGGGATTGCCACGTACCTCCCAAGGAGGCTAAATAA
- the dsrO gene encoding sulfate reduction electron transfer complex DsrMKJOP subunit DsrO, whose product MKQSRRNFLKFAGLSAAGLCIAPTAVMASGGPSGGAHYEVNANTKHAKRWAMVVDTRKLNTEEAIEALAETCHHIHNVPTIDSDQDIKWLWSGTYGEVFPEQENNFPSEAQEKRRFPLLCNHCEHPSCVRVCPTKATFVRPDGIVAMDYHRCIGCRYCMAACPYGSRSFNFMDPRPHLDMDNINKKFPTRMRGVVEKCNFCVERLAVGEMPACAEKSGGAIVFGDLQDPDSNVRKALRENFTIRRKPAAGTEPGVYYII is encoded by the coding sequence ATGAAACAGAGTAGAAGAAACTTCCTTAAGTTTGCAGGCCTTTCCGCTGCCGGACTCTGCATCGCACCCACCGCTGTCATGGCATCCGGTGGACCCAGCGGTGGAGCCCATTATGAAGTGAACGCCAATACCAAGCATGCTAAGCGCTGGGCAATGGTCGTTGACACCCGCAAGCTTAATACTGAAGAAGCAATTGAAGCTCTGGCTGAAACCTGCCACCACATCCATAACGTGCCCACTATTGATTCCGATCAGGACATCAAATGGCTGTGGAGCGGAACCTATGGTGAAGTCTTTCCCGAACAGGAAAACAACTTCCCCTCCGAAGCGCAGGAAAAACGCAGGTTCCCCCTGCTCTGTAACCACTGCGAGCATCCCTCCTGTGTACGTGTCTGCCCCACAAAGGCGACTTTCGTACGCCCCGACGGCATCGTAGCAATGGATTACCATCGCTGCATCGGTTGCCGTTACTGCATGGCTGCTTGTCCGTACGGTTCACGTAGTTTTAACTTCATGGACCCCAGACCTCATCTGGACATGGACAACATCAATAAGAAGTTCCCCACCCGCATGCGCGGTGTTGTAGAAAAATGCAACTTCTGCGTTGAACGTCTGGCTGTGGGTGAAATGCCCGCATGTGCGGAAAAATCCGGTGGCGCTATTGTTTTCGGCGATCTGCAAGACCCTGACTCCAACGTGAGAAAGGCTCTGCGTGAGAACTTCACCATCCGTAGGAAACCTGCCGCAGGCACCGAGCCGGGCGTTTACTACATCATCTAG
- the dsrP gene encoding sulfate reduction electron transfer complex DsrMKJOP subunit DsrP — MLEKALKGGPKYWAWIGFLLLIIGAGFCTYIGQLQEGLTITGLSRDVAWGFYIAQFTYLVGLAASGVMIVLPYYFHHYKKFKGMVIMGEFMAIAAVVMCLGFIIVDIGQPQRMLNIIFHPTPNSILFWDMIVLNGYLILNVVIGWTCLECDRQRVSHPNWVKPLVYTSIIWAFSIHTVTAFLYAGLPGRHYWLTAILAARFLASAFCSGPAILLLVVFLVRKITKYEPGKGAIGTLTTIITYAMCVNVFFFMLEVFTAFYSNMPGHIHSIAYLFAGSHGHHELVPWMWTAATFAIISLALLIPPKLRYNQKLLPWSLAILVIATWIDKGLGLLIGGQTPNPFNEITVYWPTGKELMISFMVYALGALTLTFLYKIATDVKRETGQLTTED; from the coding sequence ATGCTCGAAAAAGCTCTAAAAGGCGGACCGAAGTACTGGGCCTGGATTGGTTTCCTGCTGCTCATCATCGGTGCCGGTTTCTGCACATACATTGGACAGCTTCAGGAAGGCTTGACCATCACCGGTCTCAGCCGCGATGTTGCCTGGGGCTTTTATATTGCCCAGTTTACCTACTTAGTCGGTCTCGCCGCCTCCGGTGTTATGATCGTGCTGCCTTACTACTTCCATCATTACAAGAAGTTCAAAGGCATGGTAATCATGGGTGAATTCATGGCTATCGCAGCAGTTGTCATGTGTCTCGGTTTCATTATCGTAGACATCGGACAGCCTCAGCGCATGCTCAACATTATATTCCACCCGACCCCTAACTCTATCCTGTTCTGGGACATGATCGTTCTTAACGGTTACCTGATCCTGAACGTTGTTATCGGTTGGACCTGTCTTGAATGTGACCGTCAGCGTGTGTCTCACCCCAATTGGGTTAAGCCTCTGGTTTATACCTCCATTATTTGGGCGTTCTCCATTCACACCGTTACCGCGTTCCTGTACGCAGGCCTTCCCGGCCGCCATTACTGGCTCACCGCTATTCTGGCTGCCCGTTTTCTGGCTTCTGCGTTCTGTTCCGGACCTGCAATTCTGCTCCTCGTGGTTTTCCTTGTTCGCAAGATCACCAAATACGAGCCGGGCAAAGGCGCAATCGGCACACTCACAACTATTATCACTTACGCAATGTGCGTGAACGTTTTCTTCTTCATGCTTGAAGTGTTCACCGCATTCTACTCCAATATGCCGGGTCATATCCACTCCATCGCATACCTCTTCGCTGGCAGCCACGGCCACCACGAACTGGTGCCCTGGATGTGGACAGCTGCAACCTTCGCTATTATCAGCCTTGCGTTGCTCATCCCGCCCAAACTGCGTTACAACCAGAAGCTGCTGCCCTGGTCCCTCGCTATCCTCGTTATTGCAACCTGGATTGATAAGGGCCTCGGTCTGCTGATCGGTGGTCAAACACCGAACCCCTTCAACGAAATCACTGTTTACTGGCCCACCGGTAAAGAGCTCATGATTTCCTTCATGGTTTACGCACTCGGCGCACTTACTCTGACATTCCTTTACAAGATTGCCACAGACGTAAAGCGCGAAACCGGCCAGCTGACTACCGAAGACTAG
- a CDS encoding type II toxin-antitoxin system ParD family antitoxin, which produces MRSTKQMSITLPLEMAKAIKDKVASGEYATESEVIRDGLRALLARDKAVNSWLKEQVGPAYDAMKADPARGINTKDLKAKIMQEVGDS; this is translated from the coding sequence ATGAGATCAACTAAACAAATGAGCATAACTCTGCCCTTGGAAATGGCTAAGGCTATCAAAGACAAAGTCGCATCCGGGGAATACGCCACTGAAAGTGAAGTCATCCGCGATGGACTGCGTGCCTTGCTTGCGCGTGACAAAGCAGTAAACAGCTGGCTCAAAGAACAGGTAGGTCCAGCCTACGATGCAATGAAGGCAGATCCCGCACGGGGCATCAACACAAAAGACCTCAAGGCTAAAATTATGCAGGAAGTCGGAGACTCATAA
- a CDS encoding type II toxin-antitoxin system RelE/ParE family toxin has product MFAPEAEDQILKIYHYISEVESAEIAAKFTNAIIDFCESLQKLPFRGNKRDDISKDLRVIHYKKRTSIAYAVFEERVAILGVFYGGQNYAEKLNNQ; this is encoded by the coding sequence ATTTTTGCTCCCGAAGCAGAAGATCAAATACTAAAAATATACCACTACATCTCTGAGGTTGAATCTGCTGAAATTGCGGCAAAATTCACAAATGCTATTATTGATTTCTGCGAAAGCCTTCAAAAATTACCTTTTCGTGGTAATAAACGAGACGACATCAGCAAAGATTTGAGGGTAATCCATTATAAAAAGAGAACGAGCATCGCTTACGCTGTTTTCGAAGAACGGGTTGCAATCTTGGGTGTCTTTTACGGCGGGCAGAATTACGCAGAAAAGCTGAATAATCAGTAA
- a CDS encoding universal stress protein produces the protein MAEIKKILCAVDFSDHSPVVAEYASTLAKTLGADIICLYVAPSLDQYVGFHVPPSSIENFVGEIVTGADSTMETFITENFKDVPADGKVVTGYAAEEILAIAESENADMIVMGTHGRAGIDRILFGSVAEKVVKSAKSPVLTVRPS, from the coding sequence ATGGCTGAAATCAAGAAGATACTCTGTGCAGTGGACTTTTCGGATCACAGCCCCGTTGTAGCAGAATACGCAAGCACCCTTGCCAAGACACTGGGTGCTGACATTATCTGCCTCTACGTGGCTCCATCGCTGGATCAGTACGTGGGTTTCCATGTACCGCCCAGCTCCATTGAAAACTTTGTCGGTGAAATTGTAACCGGTGCGGATTCAACAATGGAAACTTTCATCACTGAAAACTTCAAGGACGTACCTGCCGACGGCAAGGTCGTCACCGGCTATGCAGCCGAGGAGATCCTCGCCATTGCCGAAAGCGAGAACGCGGACATGATCGTCATGGGCACCCACGGGCGTGCGGGAATTGACCGCATCCTGTTCGGTTCTGTAGCAGAAAAGGTGGTTAAGTCCGCCAAGAGTCCGGTTCTGACAGTAAGACCCTCCTAA
- the rsgA gene encoding ribosome small subunit-dependent GTPase A, which translates to MKIFYELAESFSSDTSLKALGWAEFFQENIRDTDVPARVVSVNKDLFLLNQGGKDLQATLSGKVRYNAGLPCSGELFPVTGDWVLIRDSVITRVLPRRNTLSRGAAGGRGKNNDAATEEQIMAANLDTVLIVCGLDRDYNVRRIERYLTLVYNCNLTPAIVLTKADLHEDPLGCVDEVEGVAFGVPVHLVSAEDESGVLELEQYLLPGKTVSMIGSSGAGKSTLLNRLYGESVQQTGAISQSVGKGRHTTTGRDLIRMPQGGMLIDNPGIREIAFYTDDGGMDNAFADIEQFARFCRFSDCDHLNDPGCNVLEAVASGELSAERLESYYKMKRELGYLLQREHKSADRVEKERWRDVALHIKKMKKIRKKG; encoded by the coding sequence ATGAAAATTTTTTACGAATTAGCAGAATCTTTCTCAAGTGATACGAGCCTTAAAGCCTTGGGCTGGGCTGAGTTTTTTCAGGAAAATATAAGGGACACAGACGTTCCCGCTCGCGTTGTCAGCGTAAACAAGGACCTGTTTCTTTTGAATCAGGGTGGTAAGGATTTACAGGCCACCCTTTCCGGCAAAGTCCGTTACAATGCAGGTCTGCCGTGTTCAGGGGAATTGTTCCCTGTTACGGGAGACTGGGTGCTTATCCGGGACTCGGTCATCACGAGGGTTTTGCCGCGGCGTAATACCTTATCGCGCGGTGCTGCCGGGGGGCGCGGCAAGAATAATGACGCAGCAACCGAAGAGCAGATTATGGCTGCCAATCTTGATACTGTGCTCATTGTTTGCGGTCTGGATCGTGATTACAATGTCCGTCGTATCGAGCGTTATCTAACCTTAGTTTACAATTGCAATTTGACCCCCGCTATAGTCCTGACCAAGGCCGATTTGCATGAAGATCCACTAGGCTGCGTCGACGAGGTGGAGGGAGTTGCTTTCGGTGTTCCTGTACATCTCGTTTCTGCTGAGGATGAAAGTGGAGTTCTGGAGTTGGAGCAATATCTGTTACCGGGAAAGACCGTATCCATGATCGGGTCATCCGGTGCGGGTAAATCAACGCTTTTAAACAGGCTTTACGGCGAGTCCGTGCAGCAGACCGGGGCTATCAGCCAGAGCGTGGGGAAAGGGCGGCATACCACTACGGGACGTGATTTGATTCGTATGCCCCAAGGCGGGATGCTGATAGATAATCCGGGTATCCGTGAAATCGCCTTTTACACTGATGACGGCGGCATGGATAACGCTTTTGCTGATATAGAACAATTCGCGCGCTTCTGCCGTTTTTCGGATTGTGATCACCTTAACGATCCGGGATGCAATGTGTTGGAAGCTGTTGCAAGTGGAGAGCTTTCAGCTGAACGTCTTGAAAGTTATTATAAGATGAAACGTGAATTAGGTTATCTCTTGCAGCGGGAACATAAATCTGCTGACCGAGTGGAAAAAGAACGCTGGCGTGATGTTGCTCTGCATATAAAGAAGATGAAGAAGATTCGGAAAAAAGGTTAA